The proteins below come from a single Geobacillus thermoleovorans genomic window:
- a CDS encoding DUF294 nucleotidyltransferase-like domain-containing protein, translated as MESLAAKVVERLNRAESAAELRFCHDELARELRRCLAPEQIMKQLAGDVVCVHEAILRRAFFLAERETMKRSVGIRPPAWCWYVMGSIGRCEPTIWTDQDHGILFDCPEEEEAACYEFIRHMAAVGVDMLHEAGYPYCSGYVMATNKRWAQSVRGWEQQLSSYLDSGWPNDIRFLLIAMDMRPLYGEAELAEKARKALFAAVAKRPPLLARMGEHVQFPPVPLGWLGNVQTERWGPYSGAVHMKQSGYVQLTNALKWLACFAHVPTAGTAERRRALEANGVLTAPLSDAVCEALSVYYSIRLKYSTEAGDGREYVLWRALERTEQKQLKQAMRTAKRLQRFVARRVANIHA; from the coding sequence ATGGAATCGTTGGCGGCAAAGGTGGTCGAGCGGCTAAACCGAGCCGAGTCGGCCGCCGAACTTCGTTTTTGCCACGATGAACTGGCGCGCGAACTGCGGCGCTGTCTAGCACCTGAACAAATAATGAAGCAGCTTGCAGGCGACGTCGTTTGTGTGCATGAAGCCATCCTTCGCCGCGCGTTCTTCCTTGCGGAGCGGGAGACGATGAAACGGTCGGTCGGCATTCGTCCCCCGGCGTGGTGCTGGTATGTGATGGGAAGCATCGGCCGGTGTGAGCCGACGATTTGGACGGACCAGGACCACGGCATTTTATTCGACTGTCCTGAGGAAGAGGAGGCGGCTTGTTATGAATTCATCCGCCATATGGCGGCGGTTGGGGTGGACATGTTGCATGAGGCCGGCTATCCGTACTGCTCCGGTTACGTGATGGCGACGAACAAGCGGTGGGCGCAGTCGGTCCGCGGTTGGGAGCAACAACTTTCTTCCTATTTAGACAGCGGGTGGCCGAACGACATTCGTTTTTTGTTGATTGCAATGGATATGCGGCCTCTTTATGGGGAAGCAGAATTGGCTGAGAAGGCAAGAAAGGCGCTGTTTGCGGCGGTGGCCAAACGGCCGCCGCTGTTGGCGCGCATGGGCGAGCACGTTCAATTTCCTCCGGTTCCGCTCGGTTGGCTGGGCAACGTGCAAACGGAGCGATGGGGGCCGTACAGCGGGGCCGTTCATATGAAACAAAGCGGCTACGTGCAACTCACTAACGCTCTGAAATGGTTGGCCTGTTTTGCGCACGTCCCGACGGCGGGCACAGCCGAGCGGCGGCGGGCGCTTGAAGCGAATGGCGTATTGACGGCGCCGCTTTCCGACGCCGTTTGCGAGGCGCTTTCTGTTTACTATTCGATTCGCCTTAAGTACAGCACTGAGGCGGGGGACGGACGTGAATATGTGTTATGGCGGGCGCTTGAGCGGACGGAACAAAAGCAGCTGAAACAAGCGATGCGCACCGCAAAACGGTTGCAGCGCTTTGTCGCCCGGCGGGTGGCTAACATTCATGCATGA
- a CDS encoding VWA-like domain-containing protein: MRWQRALLALLKERKDHSIALAIDTSNRPERPMLIQNIVKLFEKLRPDTLLVQADFKIRDVSPVGVATIKYFKHGKSSYTEVLEWAAAQKIDTLFYITDVTGYFYEELEVDYEVFWLVPDDYMPRVPFGKPIRVA, encoded by the coding sequence GTGAGATGGCAGCGGGCTTTATTGGCGTTGCTCAAAGAGCGGAAAGACCATTCCATCGCGTTGGCGATCGACACATCAAACCGTCCGGAGCGGCCAATGCTCATTCAAAACATTGTGAAGCTGTTTGAAAAGCTGCGTCCGGATACGCTGCTCGTCCAAGCGGATTTTAAAATTCGCGATGTCTCTCCGGTTGGCGTGGCGACGATTAAATATTTCAAGCACGGGAAATCGTCGTACACCGAAGTGTTGGAATGGGCCGCTGCGCAAAAAATCGATACGTTGTTTTACATTACCGATGTAACCGGCTATTTTTATGAAGAACTCGAAGTCGACTATGAAGTGTTTTGGCTTGTGCCGGACGATTATATGCCGCGCGTGCCGTTTGGCAAGCCCATTCGTGTGGCGTAA
- a CDS encoding zinc ribbon domain-containing protein, translating to MKPRVFEPDAIEGETGSRGGQNGAAALARSEKRQQARVLSREKRRKKQYRLIGWLLVAIVVLWGASTLLWSGYGALKTAASREMAIMRLKDAIEDRDVAALQAMLRVTEESVPINEKTLAPLFVYVERHPEAYKQLDREFARQRKSGHVYIKGLTSYPPVFTIHVFEDRYVFEPALYFLHVRVDDPEASLVVNGVKTEEEATKDPFVKKIGPYLPGAYAVTIVHSNGKKKTTRVELFGGARVHEVDITK from the coding sequence ATGAAACCGCGCGTGTTCGAACCGGATGCCATTGAGGGGGAAACGGGAAGCCGCGGCGGTCAGAACGGCGCCGCGGCGTTGGCGCGCAGCGAAAAGAGGCAGCAGGCGCGCGTTTTGTCTCGGGAAAAGAGGAGAAAAAAGCAATACCGTCTCATCGGCTGGCTGCTTGTCGCCATCGTCGTTCTGTGGGGGGCGAGCACGCTTCTTTGGAGCGGGTATGGGGCGTTGAAGACGGCCGCGAGCCGAGAAATGGCCATTATGCGTTTAAAAGATGCGATCGAAGACCGCGATGTGGCCGCTTTGCAGGCGATGCTGCGGGTGACGGAGGAAAGCGTGCCGATCAACGAGAAAACGTTGGCGCCGTTGTTCGTGTATGTGGAACGGCACCCAGAAGCGTATAAACAGCTAGATCGGGAGTTTGCCCGCCAGCGCAAGAGCGGCCACGTGTATATTAAAGGATTGACATCTTACCCGCCGGTGTTTACGATTCATGTGTTTGAGGACCGGTATGTGTTTGAGCCAGCCCTCTATTTTCTCCATGTGCGCGTCGATGATCCGGAGGCGTCGCTTGTCGTCAATGGGGTGAAAACGGAAGAGGAGGCGACGAAAGACCCATTTGTCAAAAAAATCGGCCCGTATTTGCCGGGCGCGTACGCTGTGACCATCGTCCATTCGAACGGGAAAAAGAAAACCACCCGCGTCGAGCTGTTTGGCGGCGCTCGTGTCCATGAAGTCGACATCACGAAATGA
- a CDS encoding toxic anion resistance protein yields MDERNHGMESTDWLQGLERTSSLDELLAKPFSSPAESRLKEEEKPARALDALKPEHREKALALAKQIDPANHQAVLQYGVAAQAELSKFSHAILHHVQTKDAGPVGEVISELMAKIKEVNPDDLMPAKKGWLSRLFGAVAKPLQEMVAKYQKIGVEIDKIADRLEKHRHLLLRDIMMLETLYEKNKDYFEALNIYIAAAEYKLEELRTKTIPEKQAEAERSGDQMAWQDVQDLRQFAERLEKRVHDLKLSRQVTIQTAPQIRMIQHMNETLVERIQSSILHAIPLWKNQVVIALTLFRQQRAAAAQKQVAETTNELLLRNSEMLKTNSIEIAKENERGLVDIETLKRTQENLIATLEETLKIQAEGRLKRQQAERELAAMEAELKQTLLALKRPEQ; encoded by the coding sequence ATGGACGAACGGAATCACGGGATGGAATCGACGGATTGGCTGCAAGGGCTGGAACGGACAAGTTCCCTTGATGAGCTGCTTGCAAAGCCGTTTTCTTCGCCGGCCGAATCGCGGCTCAAGGAGGAAGAAAAGCCGGCGCGCGCGCTTGATGCGTTGAAGCCTGAGCATCGGGAAAAAGCGCTTGCGCTCGCCAAACAAATCGACCCGGCCAACCATCAGGCCGTCTTGCAATACGGTGTGGCGGCGCAAGCCGAGCTGTCGAAGTTTTCTCATGCGATTTTGCATCATGTGCAAACGAAAGACGCTGGGCCGGTCGGCGAAGTGATCAGCGAACTGATGGCCAAAATTAAGGAGGTCAACCCCGATGACCTAATGCCGGCGAAAAAAGGGTGGCTGTCCCGCTTGTTCGGCGCAGTGGCCAAGCCGCTGCAAGAGATGGTGGCGAAATACCAAAAAATCGGCGTTGAAATTGACAAAATCGCTGATCGGCTTGAGAAGCACCGGCATTTGTTGCTTCGCGACATCATGATGCTTGAGACGCTCTATGAAAAAAACAAAGACTATTTTGAAGCGCTCAATATTTATATTGCGGCAGCGGAATACAAACTCGAAGAGCTGCGGACGAAGACGATTCCAGAAAAGCAAGCGGAAGCGGAGCGCTCCGGCGACCAAATGGCATGGCAGGATGTACAGGATTTGCGGCAGTTTGCCGAGCGGCTTGAGAAGCGGGTGCATGACCTAAAGCTCAGCCGGCAAGTGACGATTCAAACGGCACCGCAAATCCGCATGATTCAGCATATGAACGAAACGCTTGTCGAGCGGATTCAATCGTCGATTTTGCATGCCATCCCCCTTTGGAAAAATCAAGTCGTGATTGCCTTGACGCTGTTTCGGCAGCAAAGGGCGGCTGCGGCGCAAAAGCAGGTCGCCGAAACGACGAATGAGCTGTTATTGCGCAATTCGGAGATGTTAAAAACAAACAGCATCGAAATCGCCAAGGAAAACGAGCGTGGCTTGGTTGATATCGAAACGTTGAAGCGAACACAAGAAAATTTGATCGCTACGCTCGAAGAAACGTTGAAAATCCAAGCGGAAGGCCGCTTAAAACGGCAGCAGGCCGAACGCGAGCTGGCGGCGATGGAAGCGGAATTGAAACAGACGCTGCTTGCGCTGAAGCGACCGGAGCAATAA
- a CDS encoding 3'-5' exonuclease, which produces MHERHRFWQRALRLLSLGVPREASSALFGHDHSLQQETWLRSLQKEKQHIIDWHDRLTDIPFVIIDMETTGFSPEQGDEILAMAAAKTVGGVVTDAYMTLVKPEKPIPEHISALTGIEAKDVVFAPPLAEALRTFVPFIAAGVLIGYHIGHDLAFLRHALWRHYRQKWSGRFVDLQPMMTLIGHSCPTFDDALACYGIRCPRRHTADGDVEAMAKLWAILLDEFRQRGIETLHDLYAALSRC; this is translated from the coding sequence ATGCATGAGCGGCACCGGTTTTGGCAACGGGCGCTCCGCTTGTTGTCGCTCGGCGTTCCGCGCGAGGCATCATCCGCCTTATTTGGGCATGACCATTCGCTGCAACAGGAAACATGGCTTCGCTCGCTGCAAAAGGAAAAACAGCACATCATCGATTGGCATGACCGTTTGACTGACATCCCGTTTGTCATCATCGATATGGAAACGACCGGCTTTTCCCCGGAGCAAGGCGATGAAATTTTGGCCATGGCGGCAGCGAAAACGGTTGGAGGAGTCGTGACGGATGCGTACATGACGCTCGTCAAGCCGGAAAAGCCGATTCCGGAACATATTTCCGCCTTGACCGGGATTGAGGCGAAGGATGTGGTGTTCGCTCCGCCGCTTGCCGAGGCGCTGCGCACGTTTGTGCCGTTTATTGCCGCCGGCGTCTTAATTGGCTATCATATCGGCCATGATTTGGCGTTTTTGCGCCATGCCCTTTGGCGCCATTATCGGCAAAAATGGAGCGGACGTTTTGTCGACTTGCAGCCGATGATGACGCTGATCGGCCATTCGTGCCCGACGTTTGACGATGCGTTAGCTTGTTATGGCATCCGTTGCCCGCGCCGCCATACGGCGGATGGCGACGTCGAAGCGATGGCGAAGCTATGGGCGATCTTGCTTGATGAATTCCGCCAGCGCGGCATCGAAACATTGCATGACTTGTACGCCGCGCTCAGCCGGTGTTGA
- a CDS encoding PCYCGC motif-containing (lipo)protein, protein MVKRSTFITACVLSFSVLLSSCTDDGVQEQSHSQMTKTATGDIRETTKSIEHLPSFLSAFEEEMAALYQQAAEHRELLENIPCYCGCGQSAGHKNNYDCFVYENKKDGSVVWDDHATKCGVCLDIAAESIAAYDQGKSIKDIRHMIDEKYKEGYAEPTPTKPL, encoded by the coding sequence ATGGTGAAACGCTCTACCTTCATCACCGCATGTGTATTGTCATTCAGCGTTCTGCTCTCAAGCTGCACCGATGACGGCGTTCAGGAACAAAGCCACTCGCAGATGACGAAAACCGCCACCGGCGATATTCGGGAGACGACAAAATCGATCGAGCATTTGCCAAGCTTTTTGAGCGCGTTTGAAGAAGAGATGGCTGCCTTGTACCAACAGGCTGCTGAACACCGCGAGCTGCTTGAGAATATCCCTTGCTATTGCGGCTGCGGGCAATCAGCTGGCCATAAGAACAATTATGACTGCTTTGTCTATGAAAATAAAAAAGACGGCTCGGTCGTCTGGGATGATCATGCGACCAAATGCGGCGTCTGCCTCGACATCGCCGCTGAATCGATCGCCGCTTACGATCAAGGGAAATCGATCAAAGACATTCGGCATATGATCGATGAAAAATATAAAGAAGGCTACGCCGAACCGACGCCGACAAAGCCGCTCTAA
- a CDS encoding RNA-guided endonuclease TnpB family protein, whose amino-acid sequence MPTITLRLELHNPTKVKQEMYERMTEVNTEFANWLLDHPELNQATSKIFKAFSSQRFPSAVVNQTIREVKSQKKNQKTKRFRTLWCCFNNQNVKVEKKGEFYTVSFPTLEKRVGVPVVTRPYQEAWLNRLLNGTAKQGAAKLYKKRKKWCLAIAITFEVKPRHETKVMGVDLGLRYLAVASVGTKSWFFKGNQCAFVRRRYAALRRRLGKAKKLHMIRKIGRKESRWMKDQNHKISRQIVNFALANGVGVIRMEELTGIRKRATSAKEAGRSLHSWAFRQLQMMIAYKAEMAGIRVEWVKPTYTSQTCKCGHREKGNRNGIHFQCKKCGYTLHADLNGAINIAKAISGFAA is encoded by the coding sequence ATGCCGACGATCACGCTAAGGCTGGAACTGCACAACCCAACGAAAGTCAAACAGGAAATGTATGAACGGATGACAGAAGTGAACACAGAGTTTGCGAATTGGCTGTTGGATCATCCAGAACTGAATCAAGCGACGAGTAAAATTTTTAAAGCGTTTTCGTCACAACGATTTCCTTCCGCCGTCGTGAATCAAACGATTCGAGAAGTGAAGTCCCAAAAGAAAAACCAGAAAACAAAGAGGTTTCGAACATTATGGTGTTGCTTTAACAATCAAAACGTGAAGGTGGAAAAGAAAGGAGAGTTCTACACCGTTTCATTCCCAACATTAGAGAAGCGAGTCGGTGTGCCGGTGGTCACGCGTCCCTATCAAGAAGCATGGCTGAATCGATTGTTGAACGGAACCGCCAAACAAGGGGCGGCCAAGCTCTACAAAAAGAGAAAGAAATGGTGCTTGGCGATCGCGATCACCTTTGAAGTCAAGCCGCGACACGAAACAAAGGTGATGGGGGTTGACCTTGGACTTCGCTATCTCGCTGTTGCCAGCGTGGGAACGAAATCGTGGTTTTTCAAAGGGAACCAATGCGCCTTTGTACGCCGACGATATGCGGCTTTGCGAAGGAGATTAGGAAAAGCCAAGAAGCTCCATATGATTCGCAAAATCGGCCGTAAAGAGTCCCGCTGGATGAAGGATCAAAATCACAAAATCAGCCGTCAAATCGTGAATTTTGCGCTCGCCAACGGTGTTGGCGTGATTCGAATGGAAGAGTTGACGGGCATTCGGAAACGGGCAACATCGGCCAAAGAAGCGGGGCGAAGCCTTCACTCTTGGGCGTTTCGTCAACTGCAAATGATGATTGCCTATAAAGCGGAAATGGCGGGTATTCGGGTGGAGTGGGTGAAGCCGACCTACACGAGCCAAACGTGTAAATGTGGACATCGGGAAAAGGGAAATCGCAATGGCATCCACTTTCAGTGTAAAAAATGCGGATACACCCTCCACGCCGACTTAAATGGCGCCATCAACATCGCCAAAGCAATTTCGGGCTTCGCCGCCTAA
- a CDS encoding ammonium transporter, translating into MDEKTLTLGLDALWVMLSAVLVIGMQAGFALLEAGSTRMKNSGHVAGKQILSFAIASLAFWAFGFAITFGAGNSFIGTEGWFLKEGKGTFDSLSWANVPLELKFLFQLGFAGVSLAIAWGGFAERAKLSVYFLFGTIFTIAIYPVIGHWVWGGGWLGKMGMQDFAGSTVVHLQGAIAALVATILLGPRIGKFNKDKTPNVIPGHNQVYTVIGGLILWIGWFGFNAGSTMAVGDGFFGYVALTTNLAAAAGAIAAIVTAKILVGKADIPAMVNGVLAALVAITAACAFVEPWAAVVIGAVAGSFTFWTSIYFERKGIDDPIYAFSVHGVAGIIGTISTGFFASPRLVEITGIGKAGLFYGGGFDQLIVQTVGVLGAAVYVAAVSFVILYALKKTIGLRVTAEQEISGLDISEHGSYGYPEQLDPAYQPKTLAQQ; encoded by the coding sequence ATGGATGAAAAAACGTTGACGCTTGGGCTGGATGCACTCTGGGTCATGCTTTCGGCGGTGCTCGTCATCGGCATGCAGGCAGGGTTTGCTTTGCTTGAGGCCGGATCAACGCGCATGAAAAACTCCGGGCATGTGGCTGGCAAACAAATTTTAAGCTTTGCCATCGCCTCATTGGCGTTTTGGGCGTTCGGCTTTGCGATTACGTTTGGGGCTGGGAATAGCTTCATCGGGACGGAAGGATGGTTTTTAAAAGAAGGAAAAGGAACGTTTGACTCGTTGTCGTGGGCGAATGTGCCGCTCGAGCTCAAATTTTTATTCCAGCTCGGCTTTGCCGGCGTGTCGCTGGCCATCGCTTGGGGCGGCTTCGCTGAGCGGGCGAAACTGTCTGTTTATTTTCTTTTCGGCACGATTTTTACGATCGCCATTTACCCGGTGATCGGCCATTGGGTGTGGGGCGGCGGCTGGCTTGGAAAAATGGGAATGCAAGATTTCGCCGGTTCGACCGTTGTTCACTTGCAAGGAGCGATTGCGGCGCTCGTGGCTACAATTTTGCTTGGGCCGCGCATCGGCAAGTTCAATAAAGATAAGACTCCAAACGTCATTCCTGGGCATAACCAAGTATATACGGTCATTGGCGGATTGATTTTATGGATCGGCTGGTTCGGCTTTAACGCTGGCAGCACGATGGCGGTTGGCGACGGATTTTTCGGCTATGTCGCGCTGACGACGAATTTGGCCGCCGCGGCGGGAGCGATCGCCGCGATTGTGACGGCGAAAATTTTGGTCGGCAAAGCGGACATTCCAGCGATGGTCAACGGCGTGCTCGCGGCTTTGGTTGCCATTACCGCCGCGTGCGCGTTCGTCGAACCGTGGGCGGCGGTTGTGATCGGTGCAGTGGCGGGGTCGTTTACGTTCTGGACATCCATCTACTTTGAACGCAAAGGGATTGACGATCCGATTTATGCTTTTTCCGTCCATGGTGTCGCTGGCATTATTGGCACGATTTCAACCGGGTTTTTCGCCTCGCCGCGTTTAGTCGAGATCACGGGCATCGGGAAGGCTGGACTGTTTTACGGCGGCGGATTTGATCAGCTGATTGTGCAAACGGTCGGGGTGCTCGGCGCTGCGGTGTATGTCGCTGCTGTTTCGTTTGTCATCTTATATGCCCTGAAGAAAACGATCGGGCTGCGTGTCACGGCGGAACAAGAAATTTCAGGTCTTGATATTAGCGAGCACGGTTCTTATGGCTATCCGGAACAGCTCGATCCGGCGTATCAGCCCAAGACCCTCGCCCAGCAGTAG
- a CDS encoding ABC transporter substrate-binding protein: MKSRHLTLLSAFILSLLLLAGCGGKQEETAKPKDSNQSKEASYAVEHAMGTAEIKGTPKRVVVLTNEGTEALLALGIKPVGAVKSWTGDPWYDHIKDKMDGVKELGLESEPNVEAIAALKPDLIIGNKLRHEKIYEQLKQIAPTVFSETLRGNWKDNFMLYAKAVNQEAKGKQVIAEYDKRIEDLKAKLGDKLKMKVSIVRFMAGDVRIYHKDSFSGVILDQLGFARPESQNVNDFAETGVTRERIPAMDGDILFYFTYETGDGKASELEKEWINDPLFQNLNVAKQGKVYKVSDTIWNTAGGVLAAHLMLDDIEKYFLQRQ, from the coding sequence GTGAAATCACGACATCTCACCCTTCTTTCCGCCTTCATCCTTTCCCTCCTGCTTCTTGCCGGCTGCGGCGGAAAACAGGAAGAAACGGCCAAACCGAAGGACAGCAATCAATCGAAAGAAGCAAGCTACGCAGTCGAACACGCCATGGGCACGGCCGAAATCAAAGGCACGCCCAAACGGGTTGTTGTATTGACAAACGAAGGAACAGAAGCGTTGCTGGCGCTAGGCATAAAGCCGGTCGGCGCCGTCAAATCGTGGACGGGCGATCCGTGGTACGACCATATTAAAGACAAAATGGACGGCGTCAAAGAGCTCGGTTTGGAATCAGAGCCGAACGTTGAAGCGATCGCCGCCTTGAAACCAGATTTGATTATCGGCAACAAACTGCGTCATGAAAAAATTTATGAACAGTTGAAACAAATCGCTCCAACCGTTTTCTCTGAAACGCTGCGCGGCAACTGGAAAGACAACTTTATGCTCTATGCGAAAGCCGTAAACCAAGAGGCAAAAGGGAAACAAGTCATTGCAGAATATGACAAACGCATTGAAGACTTAAAAGCAAAACTCGGTGACAAGCTGAAGATGAAAGTATCCATCGTCCGCTTTATGGCCGGCGACGTGCGCATTTACCATAAAGACTCGTTCTCCGGCGTCATTTTGGATCAACTTGGCTTCGCCCGCCCGGAATCGCAAAACGTAAACGACTTTGCGGAAACCGGCGTGACGAGAGAACGCATTCCAGCAATGGATGGCGACATCCTGTTCTACTTTACATATGAGACGGGGGACGGCAAAGCGAGCGAACTTGAAAAAGAATGGATCAACGACCCGCTCTTTCAAAACTTAAATGTCGCTAAACAAGGAAAAGTATACAAAGTGAGCGACACGATTTGGAACACGGCTGGCGGTGTGCTCGCGGCTCATTTGATGTTGGATGATATTGAGAAATATTTCTTGCAAAGGCAATAA
- a CDS encoding YozQ family protein, translated as MTKKKRPVAIAGQQYDPADGGDESFVYEALSETREQVSDVYAEGTIEAAVNQENGSNIPLSQ; from the coding sequence ATGACGAAAAAGAAACGGCCCGTTGCGATTGCGGGGCAGCAATACGATCCGGCAGATGGCGGGGACGAGTCGTTTGTGTATGAGGCGCTCTCTGAGACGCGCGAACAGGTAAGCGATGTGTATGCAGAAGGAACGATTGAGGCGGCAGTGAATCAAGAAAATGGTTCGAACATCCCCCTTTCGCAGTAG
- a CDS encoding YndM family protein gives MRHLLALVLKYLLTATVMFAILPLFLRISSAEILWFSLWLTLVAYALGDLYVLRRLGNVSATIADFGLVFVAVWIGIGAFYDIAGAAILNAAFFSALLTAFGELLFHAYVLRFVTVEHGEKDAPLIGRQWQTEAAEEFDVRAARPDGNDRERAEQEDEQHHQEPPHPPIL, from the coding sequence ATGAGACATTTGCTTGCGTTAGTGCTGAAATATTTGCTGACCGCCACGGTGATGTTTGCCATTTTACCGCTGTTTTTGCGCATTTCATCGGCAGAGATTTTATGGTTCAGCCTTTGGCTGACGCTTGTCGCCTATGCGCTCGGCGACTTGTACGTTCTGCGGCGCCTTGGCAACGTCTCAGCGACGATTGCCGACTTTGGACTTGTGTTTGTGGCGGTATGGATCGGCATCGGCGCGTTTTATGACATCGCCGGCGCCGCCATATTAAACGCGGCGTTTTTCTCTGCTCTGCTTACAGCGTTCGGAGAATTGCTGTTTCACGCCTATGTGCTGCGATTTGTCACTGTCGAGCACGGTGAAAAAGACGCCCCGCTCATCGGCCGCCAATGGCAAACGGAGGCGGCAGAAGAGTTTGATGTCCGCGCCGCCCGCCCGGACGGCAACGATCGTGAACGAGCGGAACAAGAGGATGAACAGCATCATCAAGAGCCTCCCCATCCCCCCATCCTATGA
- a CDS encoding SIMPL domain-containing protein, with protein MQPWHRPTPPTASRAALTVTGQGTVIAKPDTVLIALGVRTEHVHIQEALADNAKRTDAVIGALKALGVQTEDLETTAFSIYPQYEHHNGADVLSSYGVEHWLEITVRDPKKAGAIYEAAVAHGANLARGLEFRLANEQAYYQQALALAVKNAKEKALAIARALSLPLYDTPIELKEQSSIRPTPYGPAVLSVPSSAPPVQTQDVVITAVVEAVFAYSFIS; from the coding sequence ATGCAGCCTTGGCACCGCCCCACACCGCCAACCGCCTCCCGCGCCGCACTGACCGTCACCGGCCAAGGGACAGTCATCGCCAAGCCAGACACCGTCCTCATTGCGCTCGGGGTGCGCACCGAACACGTCCATATTCAAGAAGCGCTTGCTGACAACGCGAAACGCACCGACGCAGTCATTGGAGCACTCAAGGCGCTTGGCGTGCAAACAGAAGATTTGGAGACGACGGCGTTTTCCATCTATCCCCAATACGAACATCACAATGGAGCCGACGTATTATCCAGCTATGGAGTCGAACATTGGCTTGAAATCACCGTCCGCGACCCTAAAAAAGCCGGCGCCATTTACGAGGCGGCCGTTGCCCATGGAGCAAACCTCGCCCGCGGCTTGGAATTCCGTCTAGCAAACGAACAAGCCTATTACCAGCAGGCATTGGCGTTGGCCGTGAAAAACGCCAAAGAAAAAGCGCTGGCCATCGCCCGCGCTCTCAGCTTGCCTCTTTATGACACGCCGATTGAACTGAAAGAACAGTCATCGATCCGGCCGACGCCATACGGTCCGGCTGTTCTCAGCGTTCCCTCATCAGCGCCGCCTGTGCAGACGCAAGATGTTGTCATTACCGCCGTCGTGGAAGCGGTATTTGCTTATTCGTTCATTTCGTGA
- a CDS encoding 5-bromo-4-chloroindolyl phosphate hydrolysis family protein, whose translation MKQLLRTIWRWFVSWNAGVIVAVIVFITADFRFWPSILSGMGAMWGVSAIMKRRHHRLPADVSAEELVYVRSQLGEARALWKRLRRARYRLRSVVMWQTVSRLSAIVDRIIRAIEQQPHQLRLAQPFFLNEWPTAVEMVEKYVYLAQQPVQSADMAKALQETERVLDELTSAAERQLLEVLSNDIWSLQTEAKWLERSLRQSDGLRLPLSKKGE comes from the coding sequence ATGAAGCAGCTGCTTCGTACGATATGGCGTTGGTTTGTCTCATGGAACGCAGGGGTCATCGTCGCGGTGATCGTATTCATCACTGCTGATTTTCGCTTTTGGCCTTCGATTTTATCCGGAATGGGGGCGATGTGGGGGGTGTCCGCCATCATGAAAAGGCGGCATCATCGCCTGCCGGCTGATGTGTCCGCTGAGGAGCTTGTCTACGTTCGCAGCCAGCTTGGCGAAGCGCGCGCGTTATGGAAGCGGCTGCGTCGCGCTCGCTATCGGCTTCGTTCTGTGGTGATGTGGCAAACGGTTTCCCGGTTGAGTGCCATCGTCGATCGAATCATTCGCGCCATCGAGCAACAACCACATCAACTGCGCCTCGCCCAGCCATTTTTCTTAAACGAATGGCCGACGGCGGTGGAGATGGTGGAGAAATACGTTTATTTGGCGCAGCAGCCGGTGCAAAGCGCCGATATGGCAAAAGCGTTGCAGGAGACGGAAAGAGTGCTTGACGAGCTGACTTCAGCGGCTGAACGGCAGTTGCTTGAGGTGTTATCGAACGACATCTGGTCGCTGCAAACGGAAGCGAAATGGCTCGAGCGATCGCTCCGACAATCGGATGGGCTTCGTCTGCCGCTGTCAAAGAAAGGAGAATGA